The Anolis sagrei isolate rAnoSag1 chromosome 10, rAnoSag1.mat, whole genome shotgun sequence genome has a window encoding:
- the LOC132762903 gene encoding BTB/POZ domain-containing protein KCTD12-like isoform X2: MALADSAGCAKAGEDMVFPEIVELNVGGQVYITRHSTLVGIPGSLLWEMFTQKTTRSLARDSRGRFFVDRDGFLFRYILDFMRDQELVLPEHFPERGRLQREAEFFKLPELVKSLAPKVSKQNSIGDEPCQSDPEELSPNVDVARCLAAAGGSLAPLSGGPGQDLRRSGFITIGYRGSYTLGRDSQTDAKFRRVARIMVCGKTSLAKEVFGETLNESRDPDRPPERYTSRYYLKFTFLEQAFDKLADAGFHMVACNSTGTCAFAHEQTDDKIWTSYTEYVFYRE, translated from the coding sequence ATGGCCTTGGCAGACTCCGCCGGTTGCGCCAAAGCCGGCGAGGACATGGTCTTCCCGGAGATCGTGGAGCTGAACGTGGGTGGGCAGGTCTACATCACGCGCCATAGCACCTTGGTGGGCATCCCGGGATCCTTGCTGTGGGAGATGTTCACCCAGAAGACCACACGCTCCTTGGCGAGGGACAGCCGAGGGCGCTTCTTTGTGGATCGCGATGGCTTCCTCTTCCGCTACATCCTGGACTTCATGCGGGATCAGGAGCTGGTGCTGCCAGAGCACTTCCCTGAACGTGGCCGGCTGCAAAGGGAAGCCGAGTTCTTCAAGCTCCCCGAACTTGTCAAGTCCTTGGCTCCAAAGGTTAGCAAGCAGAACTCCATTGGGGACGAGCCTTGCCAGAGTGACCCCGAAGAGCTGTCCCCAAATGTGGACGTAGCCCGATGCTTGGCTGCCGCTGGAGGGTCCCTGGCCCCTCTGTCCGGAGGTCCCGGCCAAGACTTACGGCGGTCGGGCTTCATCACCATCGGCTACCGGGGTTCCTACACTCTGGGCCGAGACAGCCAAACGGACGCCAAGTTCCGCCGCGTGGCCCGGATCATGGTCTGCGGCAAGACCTCCCTGGCGAAAGAGGTCTTTGGGGAGACCCTGAACGAGAGCCGGGACCCCGACCGGCCGCCGGAGCGCTACACCTCCCGCTACTACCTCAAGTTCACCTTCCTGGAGCAGGCCTTTGACAAACTGGCTGATGCGGGCTTTCACATGGTGGCCTGCAACTCCACGGGGACCTGCGCCTTCGCCCACGAACAAACCGACGACAAGATCTGGACCTCCTACACCGAATACGTTTTCTACCGTGAGTGA